The Arvicola amphibius chromosome 11, mArvAmp1.2, whole genome shotgun sequence genome has a segment encoding these proteins:
- the Ccdc107 gene encoding coiled-coil domain-containing protein 107, whose amino-acid sequence MAGADPVSSVLGLLLVSALFGVLGERPSPDLGAHPEHRSQVGPGATEPRRRPPPKDQRERARAGALPLGALYTAAVVAFVLYKCLQGPDEAAILQEEKNKKKSLQAEQQLVQLTQQLAQTEQHLNNLMTQLDPLFERVTTLVGTQRELLSVKLKTVHQLLQDRKPDAGVQVPEASVPFPKDQQEASNSQTCEGPTIWSPDSWNLAPSWEVEQGLRRRWHKTVTKDPAMKWGQPLKGQ is encoded by the exons ATGGCGGGCGCGGACCCCGTGTCGAGTGTGCTGGGGCTGCTGCTTGTGTCTGCGCTGTTTGGGGTCCTGGGAGAGCGCCCCAGCCCCGATCTGGGGGCACACCCAG AACACCGCTCCCAAGTCGGTCCCGGTGCCACCGAACCCCGACGGCGGCCGCCACCCAAGGACCAGCGCGAGCGGGCCCGGGCCGGAGCGCTGCCTTTGGGGGCGCTGTACACTGCTGCCGTCGTGGCTTTTGTGCTGTACAAGTGTTTGCAG GGCCCGGATGAGGCTGCCATTctccaagaggaaaaaaacaagaagaaatccTTGCAGGCAG AGCAACAACTGGTGCAGTTGACACAGCAGCTGGCCCAGACAGAACAGCATCTCAACAACCTCATGACCCAGCTGGACCCCCTTTTTGAGCG GGTGACTACACTGGTTGGAACCCAGCGGGAACTCCTCAGCGTGAAGCTCAAGACCGTCCACCAGCTCCTCCAAGACCGCAAGCCTGACGCGGGTGTGCAAGTTCCAG AGGCCAGCGTACCCTTTCCTAAGGACCAGCAAGAAGCTAGCAACAGTCAGACCTGCGAGGGGCCCACAATCTGGAGCCCAGATTCATGGAACCTAGCTCCTTCCTGGGAGGTGGAGCAGGGACTGAGGCGAAGATGGCACAAGACTGTCACAAAGGACCCAGCAATGAAGTGGGGGCAGCCACTGAAGGGTCAGTAA
- the Arhgef39 gene encoding rho guanine nucleotide exchange factor 39 codes for MESPGSTAHCPVRQQRARWERKRVCTARELLETERRYQEQLGLVATYFLGILKAKGTLRPPERQALFGNWELIYAASLELLPYLEEGHWGPGLEGFCSHLELYTQFAANAESSQTILQAQLKKNKRFRRFVRLQEGRPEFRGLQLQDLLPLPLQRLQQYENLIVALAENTVPNSPDYQQLTRAARLVSKTAQRVHAIGQSQKNDQHLLRVQALLSGRKAKGLTSGRWFLRQGWLLVVPPTGEPRPRMFFLFSDVLLMTKPRPPLHLLKSGTFVCRALYPMSQCQLNRVFGHSGGTCGGLLSLSFPHEKLLLMSTDHEELSRWYHSLTVAIRSQKS; via the exons ATGGAGAGCCCAGGCTCCACCGCGCACTGCCCGGTGCGACAGCAGCGTGCTCGTTGGGAACGGAAACGTGTCTGCACCGCTCGGGAGCTGCTGGAGACCGAGCGTCGCTACCAGGAACAACTGGGCCTTGTGGCCACG TACTTCCTGGGGATCCTGAAAGCCAAGGGGACACTACGACCACCAGAGCGCCAGGCCCTGTTTGGGAACTGGGAGCTTATCTATGCCGCCAGCCT AGAGCTGCTTCCCTACTTGGAAGAAGGGCACTGGGGACCGGGGCTAGAGGGCTTCTGCTCCCACCTGGAGCTCTACACCCAGTTTGCTGCCAATGCAGAGAGTTCTCAGACCATCCTTCAG GCGCAGCTGAAGAAGAATAAACGTTTTCGGAGGTTCGTGAGGCTTCAGGAAGGCCGCCCTGAATTTAGGGGTCTTCAACTCCAGGAcctgctccctctgcctctgcagcgGCTCCAGCA GTACGAGAATCTCATCGTGGCCTTGGCCGAAAACACAGTCCCCAACAGCCCTGACTACCAACAGCTCACAC GGGCTGCCCGCCTGGTGAGCAAGACTGCCCAGAGAGTCCATGCCATTGGCCAGAGCCAGAAGAATGACCAGCACCTCCTGCGTGTCCAGGCTCTTCTCAGTGGACGCAAGGCAAAAGGGCTTACCTCAG GGCGATGGTTCCTGCGACAGGGCTGGCTTTTAGTGGTGCCTCCCACCGGGGAGCCCCGGCCCCGcatgttcttcctcttctctgatgTGCTCCTCATGACCAAGCCTCGACCCCCATTGCACCTGCTGAAGAGTGGCACCTTTGTCTGCAGGGCCCTGTACCCTATGTCCCAGTGTCAACTTAACAGGGTCTTCGGCCATTCGGGAGGAACTTGTGGTGGTCTGCTCAGT TTGTCCTTCCCCCATGAGAAGCTACTGCTCATGTCCACTGACCACGAGGAGCTGTCACGATGGTACCACAGCCTGACCGTGGCCATCAG aagtcagaagagctaG